A single genomic interval of Burkholderia cepacia ATCC 25416 harbors:
- a CDS encoding RluA family pseudouridine synthase — translation MTRSSSQNAQPGTPNREDYSPSDRPADAASGDSLDDDLAGDAMQAPVVPSAAADDAPRVVEVPLSLAGERLDKALAQLFPEFSRSRLQSWIEAQRVLVDGAPAKIRQPVPLGAKIELVPDLLPEQLAFTPEPVPLDVIYEDDALVVINKPAGLVVHPAAGNWSGTILNGLLHRYGDAAAGLPRAGIVHRLDKETSGLMVVARTLAAQTDLVRQLQARTVKRRYFALVWGTMPEEGTIDAPIGRDPRERTRMAVVTGASGKPARTHFRTVDTCLWQRQPVSAIQCDLETGRTHQIRVHCAHAGHPLLGDPVYGRARGKRSVAPLPDGFARQALHAWRLGLVHPVTGKAMQWRCPLPDDMNALVAALGFGQGDEEFDDDDGVYDDDDFGGEYHDDEPYLDDEEE, via the coding sequence ATGACCCGTTCAAGTTCGCAGAATGCCCAGCCGGGCACACCAAATCGCGAAGATTATAGCCCAAGCGATCGGCCCGCCGACGCTGCGTCGGGGGATTCCCTCGATGACGATCTGGCCGGCGACGCCATGCAGGCGCCCGTCGTGCCGTCCGCGGCGGCCGACGACGCGCCGCGCGTCGTCGAAGTGCCGCTGTCGCTCGCGGGTGAGCGCCTCGACAAGGCGCTCGCCCAACTGTTCCCTGAATTCTCGCGCAGCCGCCTGCAGAGCTGGATCGAGGCGCAGCGCGTGCTCGTCGACGGCGCGCCGGCGAAGATCCGCCAGCCGGTGCCGCTCGGCGCCAAGATCGAGCTCGTGCCGGACCTGCTCCCCGAGCAGCTCGCCTTTACGCCGGAACCGGTGCCGCTCGACGTGATCTACGAGGACGACGCGCTCGTCGTCATCAACAAGCCGGCCGGCCTCGTCGTGCATCCGGCCGCCGGCAACTGGAGCGGCACGATCCTCAACGGGCTGCTGCATCGCTATGGCGACGCGGCGGCCGGCCTGCCGCGCGCGGGGATCGTCCACCGGCTCGACAAGGAGACGTCGGGCCTGATGGTGGTGGCGCGTACGCTGGCCGCGCAGACGGACCTCGTGCGCCAGTTGCAGGCCCGCACGGTGAAGCGCCGCTATTTCGCGCTCGTGTGGGGCACGATGCCCGAGGAGGGCACGATCGATGCGCCGATCGGCCGCGATCCGCGCGAACGCACGCGCATGGCCGTCGTCACCGGCGCGTCGGGCAAGCCCGCGCGCACGCATTTCCGCACGGTTGACACATGCCTGTGGCAACGTCAGCCGGTTTCGGCAATCCAGTGCGATCTCGAGACCGGCCGCACGCACCAGATCCGCGTGCACTGCGCGCACGCCGGGCACCCGCTGCTCGGTGACCCCGTGTACGGGCGCGCGCGCGGCAAGCGCTCGGTCGCGCCATTGCCGGACGGTTTCGCGCGACAGGCGCTGCATGCATGGCGGCTCGGTCTCGTGCACCCGGTCACGGGCAAGGCGATGCAGTGGCGCTGCCCGCTGCCGGACGACATGAACGCCCTCGTCGCGGCGCTCGGCTTCGGGCAGGGCGACGAGGAATTCGACGACGATGACGGTGTCTACGACGATGACGATTTCGGCGGCGAGTATCACGACGATGAGCCGTACCTGGACGACGAGGAGGAGTGA
- a CDS encoding outer membrane protein assembly factor BamD, whose translation MMNSTKRTARTVAARAAAVAAAALIAGCHGLPQKQDETATWSNNKLYSEAQDALSGGDWGKCAKYFESLQGRDPFGHFAQQAQINVAYCNWKDNEAAAADQAVDRFIQLHPDHPDIPYAYYLKGMIHFNDDLGLFGRFSGQDMSERDPQALRESYDAFKVVVDRFPKSKYAPDAAARMRYIVNALASHEVHAADYYYRRGAYVAAINRAQLAIKDYKGAPAIEDALHIMILSYGKLNQPQLAEDTKRVLAGTFPDSPYVTGHSRPGAKKSWWQF comes from the coding sequence ATGATGAATTCGACCAAACGCACGGCCAGAACCGTCGCCGCCCGGGCTGCGGCGGTAGCGGCCGCGGCCCTCATCGCCGGCTGCCACGGCTTGCCGCAGAAGCAGGACGAGACGGCTACCTGGTCGAACAACAAATTATACTCAGAGGCCCAGGACGCACTGTCCGGCGGCGACTGGGGCAAGTGCGCGAAATATTTCGAATCGCTGCAAGGTCGCGATCCGTTCGGCCACTTCGCACAACAGGCGCAGATCAACGTTGCGTACTGCAACTGGAAGGACAACGAAGCGGCCGCCGCCGACCAGGCCGTCGATCGCTTCATCCAGCTCCACCCGGATCATCCAGATATCCCTTACGCGTACTACCTGAAGGGGATGATCCACTTCAACGACGATCTCGGCCTGTTCGGCCGGTTCTCCGGCCAGGACATGAGCGAGCGCGATCCGCAGGCACTGCGTGAATCGTACGATGCGTTCAAGGTCGTCGTCGACCGCTTCCCGAAGAGCAAGTACGCGCCCGACGCCGCCGCGCGGATGCGCTACATCGTCAACGCGCTCGCGTCGCACGAAGTGCACGCGGCCGACTACTACTACCGGCGTGGCGCCTACGTCGCGGCCATCAACCGTGCGCAGCTCGCGATCAAGGACTACAAGGGCGCCCCGGCGATCGAGGACGCGCTGCACATCATGATCCTGTCGTACGGCAAGCTGAACCAGCCGCAACTCGCCGAGGACACGAAGCGCGTGCTCGCAGGCACGTTCCCCGACAGCCCGTACGTCACGGGCCACTCGCGCCCCGGCGCGAAGAAGTCGTGGTGGCAGTTCTGA